The sequence CGAGGTCGTCCCACCGCCCGCTGCCGAGCATGGAGGCCAGCCGCGGGGTGGCAGGGATGATGAAGGCCTTGGGGATCACCTCGGGGATCAGCATGATCTTGAGGGCGATGGAGAGCAGCCCCACGGCGGCCTTGTCCTCCACGAACTTGCCCAGCAGGAGGATGTCGGTCCAGACCAGCACGTTGCTGAGCAGCATGGGGCCGAGCAGGGGGATGGAGAACGCCAGCAGGCGCCGGTGCTCCACGGGTTCCGGCGTCGCTTTCGGGAGTTTCCGGAGCAGGCGGCCGACCATCAGGAGGGCCAGGAGGAAACAGGCCGCCATGGTCGCCAGGAAACCGCCGGTGATGGCCCCCAGCCGCCACCCGGCCCAGAAGAGGGCGAGGAAGAACACCACTTTCAGGAACGGCTCGCTGAACAGCTTGATGAGAGCGAAATACCGGACCACCCGGAGGGCCGCCGCCAGTTGGACCAGGATGATGGTGAGCGCGAAGAAGGGTATGGCCGCGGCGGTGACCCGGACCGCCCAGGCCAGGTCCGGGTCGTGGAGCAACTGGCGGGCGATCAGGGGCGCCATCAGGCAGACCAGCAGCCCAAGCCCCAGGGAGAAGGCCAGCGGGAAAGCGATCACGAATCGCCGCAACCCGGCGAAACGGCCCCACTCCCCGCGGTCGTAAAGGACGCTCCCCTCGCGGACGAGACCTTCCGACAACCCCGCCATGGCCACCGTGGCGGCGAGGTAGGTCACCGAGACGCAGATGTTGTAGATCCCGAAGTTCTCGAGCCCGATGAGGTGGGACGCCAGGATGGCGAAGACGAAGCCGAGGGCTTTGTCGAGAAATTGGCAGACGAGCGTGAAGGCAGCCCCCTTGGCGACCCCCGGAAGGTCCTCCGCGTGAAGCCTGTCGGTGCTCTCGACGTTCATTTCTTGCGCTTTTTCTGGTCTTTTCGGGCCTTCCGCTCCGCCTTGCGCTTGTTCTTCAGCTTCTTCCAGTCCTGGCCGGTGAGGGACTTGGTGGCGAACTCCGGCTGGAACTTCTTCTTGAAGGGGTTCTTCATCCCCTCCATGGCCTTGCTCAGGTCCTCCCCGCCCATCATCTCGTTGGCCATCTTTCGCATCTGGAGGAACTGGTCGATTTTCTTGAGGCCGGGGATCTTGCCGAGGAAGGTGGCGGGCGTGGCGAGGTTGGCGAAGATCTTGCGCATGGCTTGGTACTGGGCGATGAGGTTGCGGACCTCGTGGGGCTTCCTGCCGCTGCCCCGGGCGATCCGGGCGGCCCGGCTCTGGTTGATGAGCTGGGGCTCGAGACGCTCCCTGGGGGTCATGGAGTTGATCATGGCCTCGATG is a genomic window of Acidobacteriota bacterium containing:
- a CDS encoding oligosaccharide flippase family protein → MNVESTDRLHAEDLPGVAKGAAFTLVCQFLDKALGFVFAILASHLIGLENFGIYNICVSVTYLAATVAMAGLSEGLVREGSVLYDRGEWGRFAGLRRFVIAFPLAFSLGLGLLVCLMAPLIARQLLHDPDLAWAVRVTAAAIPFFALTIILVQLAAALRVVRYFALIKLFSEPFLKVVFFLALFWAGWRLGAITGGFLATMAACFLLALLMVGRLLRKLPKATPEPVEHRRLLAFSIPLLGPMLLSNVLVWTDILLLGKFVEDKAAVGLLSIALKIMLIPEVIPKAFIIPATPRLASMLGSGRWDDLVAFYRAVGRWVFSLAFPFYLFLMVRADLSLRILSPEFERGAHFLAVLCAGPLVVSILGPSDAFLSMAGRSRLQLFNALFAFVLNVIANLWLLPHHGVNAVAWVLSGTLVVYGSLTAVEIVVLYRFFPVTPRVLTTLPALVPAVAGLLWLKAHPLTAQPHLEFGLEATLLFSFYALLLFLLGMDRADRKVLFDMFGRIREHAREMRRPPEKRSFL